In a single window of the Pontibacter russatus genome:
- the fabG gene encoding 3-oxoacyl-[acyl-carrier-protein] reductase yields the protein MKALEGKVALVTGASKGIGRAIAQKFVEAGAQVAFTYLSSVEKGQQLEQELSAGGGKAKGYRSDAANTAQAEQLVEDVVKEFGRLDIVVNNAGITRDGLLMRMNEEQWDAVINTNLKSVFNVTKAATKHMMRAKSGSLINITSVVGIKGNAGQANYAASKAGIIGFTKSVALELGSRNIRCNAIAPGFIETEMTAELDQKVVDEWRKAIPLKRGGTPEDVANAAVFLASDQSAYISGQVLQVDGGMLT from the coding sequence ATGAAAGCATTAGAAGGAAAAGTGGCCCTGGTAACCGGGGCATCCAAAGGAATAGGCCGCGCCATCGCGCAGAAATTTGTGGAGGCGGGCGCTCAGGTGGCGTTCACGTACCTGTCAAGCGTGGAGAAAGGCCAGCAACTGGAGCAGGAACTCTCCGCCGGGGGCGGCAAAGCGAAAGGCTACCGCTCCGACGCCGCAAACACCGCCCAGGCAGAGCAACTGGTGGAGGACGTCGTGAAGGAGTTTGGCAGGCTGGACATCGTGGTGAACAACGCGGGCATTACGCGCGACGGGCTGCTGATGCGCATGAACGAGGAGCAGTGGGACGCGGTGATCAACACCAACCTGAAGTCCGTGTTCAACGTGACCAAGGCGGCCACCAAGCACATGATGCGCGCCAAGAGCGGCTCCCTCATCAACATCACCTCGGTGGTGGGCATCAAGGGCAATGCGGGTCAGGCCAACTACGCGGCCTCCAAGGCGGGCATCATCGGCTTCACCAAGTCAGTGGCGCTGGAGCTGGGCTCCCGCAACATCCGCTGCAACGCCATCGCGCCGGGCTTCATCGAAACGGAGATGACCGCCGAACTGGACCAGAAGGTGGTGGACGAGTGGCGCAAGGCCATTCCGCTGAAGCGCGGCGGCACGCCCGAGGATGTGGCCAACGCGGCGGTGTTCCTGGCCTCCGACCAGTCTGCTTATATCAGCGGGCAGGTGCTGCAGGTAGACGGTGGCATGCTGACTTAA